A genome region from Flavobacterium sp. includes the following:
- a CDS encoding sterol desaturase family protein produces MEEYGKILIIAMPVFLVLIVIEKLYGIYKKNDTAPLIDSVSSISSGITNSVKDVLGLSVTFLSYEWMVSKITIFHQEANLLSYVIAFFVIDFYGYWSHRLAHQINFFWNKHAIHHSSEEFNLACALRQPIASLVNLFTFLLIPAALLGVPASVIAITLPLHLFLQFWYHTKHIKKMGFVEHILVTPSHHRVHHAINPEYLDKNHSQIFIFWDKLFGTFQAELDDVPPVFGITRPVNTWNPIKINFQHLTLLIIDAWRAENWKDKLTIWFKPTGWRPENFEEKYPVNKIENVFDFDKYGTQNSQKLIYWSVTQILITLLFVSYLFDNIAKIGLPNIFVYGFFIFITIYSNSELMDKSRFAILWEGFRLAFAIAVISFYGDWFGLNTVFSFSNYIILGYLSISFLTTIYFVTIDFKTTQNQTINSQTA; encoded by the coding sequence ATGGAAGAATATGGAAAAATACTAATTATTGCAATGCCGGTTTTTCTGGTTTTAATAGTAATTGAAAAACTATACGGTATTTACAAAAAGAACGATACCGCTCCTTTAATTGACAGCGTTTCGAGTATCAGTTCCGGAATTACCAATTCTGTAAAAGACGTTTTGGGGTTGAGCGTTACTTTTCTTTCTTATGAATGGATGGTATCTAAAATTACTATTTTTCATCAGGAAGCCAATCTTCTTTCGTATGTAATTGCTTTTTTTGTCATTGACTTTTATGGTTATTGGAGTCACCGACTGGCGCATCAAATCAATTTCTTCTGGAATAAACATGCAATTCACCACAGCAGCGAAGAATTTAATCTTGCCTGCGCTCTTCGTCAGCCCATTGCGAGTTTGGTTAATTTATTTACTTTTCTTCTAATTCCTGCGGCATTATTGGGTGTTCCAGCTTCTGTAATTGCTATTACGCTCCCACTCCATTTATTTTTACAATTTTGGTATCATACCAAACACATTAAAAAAATGGGATTTGTAGAGCATATTCTTGTTACGCCTTCGCATCACCGTGTTCATCATGCTATAAATCCTGAATATTTAGACAAAAATCATTCGCAGATATTTATTTTTTGGGATAAACTTTTTGGCACTTTTCAGGCAGAATTAGACGATGTTCCGCCGGTTTTTGGCATTACAAGACCTGTCAATACATGGAATCCTATCAAGATAAACTTTCAGCATTTAACACTTCTCATAATAGATGCCTGGCGCGCCGAAAACTGGAAAGATAAACTGACTATCTGGTTTAAACCTACGGGATGGAGACCTGAAAATTTTGAGGAAAAATATCCTGTAAACAAAATCGAAAATGTTTTTGATTTTGACAAATACGGAACACAAAATTCTCAAAAACTAATCTATTGGTCTGTTACCCAAATTTTAATTACACTTTTGTTTGTAAGCTATTTGTTTGACAATATCGCCAAAATCGGCCTTCCGAATATCTTTGTATATGGATTCTTCATTTTTATAACCATTTACAGCAATTCTGAATTGATGGATAAAAGCAGATTTGCCATACTTTGGGAAGGATTCCGATTAGCTTTTGCAATTGCCGTTATTTCGTTTTATGGTGACTGGTTTGGTTTAAATACCGTTTTTTCGTTTAGTAATTATATAATTTTAGGTTATCTAAGTATCTCTTTTTTAACGACAATTTACTTTGTAACAATTGATTTTAAAACTACCCAAAACCAAACCATAAATTCACAAACCGCATAA
- a CDS encoding YiiX family permuted papain-like enzyme, with product MKKQKYTFLFVTFVLSFACALFVAMKVFPNNPFSKTKSKVENNELSKIKDGDIIFQTSQSPQCEAVRIATNSKFSHCGIIYNINGKWFVFEAVQPVKLTPFDEWIQHGKDNKYVVKRLKNADKTLTPSVIQKMQEYSQQFDGKEYDAYFEWTDNRIYCSELVWKIYKNVAGIELSKLKELKDFNLEDARVQKILKERYRNEIPLEEKVVAPSDLSDSDLLETIIDNY from the coding sequence ATGAAAAAACAAAAATATACTTTTCTGTTTGTCACGTTCGTACTGAGCTTCGCCTGTGCCTTGTTTGTGGCCATGAAGGTTTTCCCAAACAATCCCTTTTCGAAAACGAAATCTAAAGTTGAAAATAATGAACTCAGCAAAATCAAAGATGGAGATATTATATTTCAAACGTCGCAGTCACCTCAATGTGAAGCAGTACGAATTGCTACTAATTCAAAATTTTCTCATTGCGGTATTATTTATAATATTAATGGGAAATGGTTTGTTTTTGAAGCAGTTCAGCCAGTAAAACTTACTCCGTTTGATGAATGGATTCAACATGGAAAGGACAATAAATATGTGGTGAAACGACTAAAAAATGCTGATAAAACTTTAACTCCATCTGTTATTCAAAAAATGCAAGAGTACAGTCAGCAGTTTGACGGCAAAGAATACGATGCTTATTTTGAATGGACGGATAATAGAATTTATTGTTCTGAACTGGTTTGGAAGATTTATAAAAATGTTGCCGGAATAGAACTTTCAAAACTTAAAGAATTAAAAGATTTTAATTTAGAAGATGCCAGAGTTCAAAAAATATTGAAAGAGCGATATAGAAATGAAATTCCGCTGGAAGAAAAAGTCGTTGCCCCTTCTGACCTATCTGATTCAGATTTACTGGAAACTATAATTGATAATTACTAA
- a CDS encoding TlpA disulfide reductase family protein, with amino-acid sequence MKQTALLIIAFITFSCSQAQKTSFSKEALSEKLLTLEGDQTSFKNILKKYKGKTLVIEVWASWCGDCVKAMPKVKELQANNPDVSYLFLSADKTAEKWKIGIEKHELKGDHFMMNDGMKGVFGKAIDLDWIPRYIIVDKTGKIVLYRAIETDFDKINETLKGLKQV; translated from the coding sequence ATGAAACAAACGGCACTACTTATTATCGCATTTATAACTTTCTCCTGCTCACAAGCTCAGAAAACAAGTTTTTCTAAAGAAGCTTTGTCTGAAAAATTATTAACTCTTGAAGGAGATCAAACTTCTTTCAAAAACATTTTAAAAAAATATAAAGGAAAAACTTTAGTCATTGAAGTTTGGGCTTCTTGGTGCGGCGACTGTGTAAAAGCAATGCCAAAAGTAAAAGAACTTCAAGCCAACAATCCAGATGTTTCTTATTTATTCCTTTCTGCTGATAAAACAGCTGAAAAATGGAAAATTGGAATTGAAAAACACGAATTAAAAGGTGATCATTTTATGATGAACGACGGTATGAAAGGTGTTTTTGGAAAAGCAATTGACTTAGACTGGATTCCGAGATATATTATCGTAGACAAAACAGGAAAAATTGTTCTTTATCGCGCTATCGAAACTGATTTTGATAAAATCAACGAAACTTTAAAAGGTTTAAAACAAGTTTAA
- a CDS encoding DUF1599 domain-containing protein, translated as MKNTSQEFDNVIAICRTLFINKMKDYGSAWRILRLPSLTDQIFIKAQRIRSLQENDVRKVDEDEKGEFIGIINYSIMALIQLELGVVDQPDLDVEKATELYDAKVKLTKDLMEAKNHDYGEAWRDMRVSSLTDLILQKLLRVKQIEDNKGKTIVSEGIDANYQDMINYSVFALILNPITK; from the coding sequence ATGAAGAATACTTCCCAAGAATTTGATAATGTTATTGCAATCTGCAGAACTTTATTTATCAATAAAATGAAAGATTACGGCAGTGCGTGGAGAATTTTAAGATTGCCATCGCTCACGGATCAGATTTTCATAAAAGCACAAAGAATTAGAAGTTTACAAGAAAATGATGTCCGTAAAGTTGATGAAGATGAAAAAGGAGAATTTATCGGAATCATCAATTATTCTATTATGGCTTTGATTCAGCTGGAATTAGGTGTTGTAGATCAGCCGGATCTTGACGTTGAAAAAGCGACGGAATTGTATGATGCTAAAGTAAAGCTTACCAAAGATTTAATGGAAGCTAAAAACCATGATTACGGAGAAGCCTGGCGTGATATGCGTGTAAGCTCTTTAACCGATTTGATTTTGCAAAAACTGCTTCGCGTAAAACAAATTGAAGATAATAAAGGAAAAACAATAGTTTCTGAAGGAATTGATGCCAATTATCAGGATATGATTAATTATTCTGTTTTTGCTCTGATTTTAAATCCTATTACTAAATAA
- the prmA gene encoding 50S ribosomal protein L11 methyltransferase, which produces MSNIYLGYHFTIEPKELGSEILVAELGEKAFESFTETENGISAFVKKDLWDENILDDIYILQSEEFKIEYTIEEIDQVNWNEEWEKNFEPIDVDGKCHVRAPFHPKTDAEFDIVIEPKMSFGTGHHETTHMMIQHLLEMDVKGLKTLDMGCGTAILAILAEMKGAEPIDAIDIDNWCYLNSIENAERNNCKHISVYEGDAALLAGKKYDLIIANINRNILLNDMQAYVNSLNKNGIILFSGFYEEDIPFIDASCTEKGLTYVKKLQRNNWVSLKYVN; this is translated from the coding sequence ATGTCAAACATCTATTTAGGATATCATTTTACAATTGAGCCAAAAGAATTGGGTTCTGAAATTTTAGTGGCAGAATTGGGCGAAAAAGCGTTTGAAAGTTTTACTGAAACCGAAAACGGAATTTCGGCTTTTGTGAAGAAAGATTTATGGGACGAAAATATTCTGGACGATATTTATATTTTACAATCAGAAGAATTTAAAATTGAATATACAATTGAAGAAATCGATCAGGTTAACTGGAACGAAGAATGGGAAAAGAATTTTGAGCCTATTGATGTTGACGGAAAATGCCATGTTCGCGCTCCTTTTCATCCAAAAACGGATGCTGAATTTGACATTGTAATTGAACCTAAAATGAGTTTTGGAACCGGACATCATGAAACTACTCACATGATGATTCAGCATTTATTAGAGATGGATGTGAAAGGTTTAAAAACTCTTGATATGGGATGCGGAACTGCTATTTTGGCTATTTTAGCCGAAATGAAAGGCGCTGAACCTATTGATGCTATTGATATTGACAACTGGTGTTACTTAAATTCAATAGAAAACGCTGAACGCAATAATTGCAAACATATCAGCGTTTATGAAGGCGACGCTGCTTTATTGGCCGGAAAAAAATACGATTTAATTATTGCCAACATCAACAGAAATATTTTGTTGAACGACATGCAGGCCTATGTTAATTCTTTGAACAAAAACGGAATTATATTGTTTAGCGGTTTTTATGAAGAAGACATTCCGTTTATCGATGCTTCATGCACAGAGAAAGGTTTGACGTATGTTAAAAAACTTCAAAGAAACAACTGGGTTTCATTAAAATACGTAAATTAG
- a CDS encoding BT_3928 family protein — translation MKNIITQFSRLFVGVLFIISGLIKLNDPVGFSYKLAEYFSEPVFNMPFLEPLALGLAIFLVILEVVLGVMLLVGYKAKTTIWALLLLIVFFTFLTFYSAYFDVVKDCGCFGDALHLTPWQSFTKDVVLLFFILILFINQKLVKPLFSNTITNAITIVSVTLCAIMAYWVLNHNPIKDFRPYKVGTNIEKGMEIPEGAPKSVVEMIFIYKVNGVDKEFTEKDLMNIPEGATFVDRKDKVITEGYVPPIHDFTMTKDDSDYKEELLKEPKLLVFVTYDLALSNPEGMKKLAKVSADAKAKGYKVIGMTASGAEEIAKAKKQYNLDTDFYFCDATALKTIERANPSIVVIHKGTIAQKVHYNDIDDLKLSDVAYGL, via the coding sequence ATGAAAAACATTATTACCCAATTCTCCCGACTATTTGTTGGTGTATTATTTATAATTTCCGGATTAATAAAACTGAATGATCCAGTTGGTTTCTCGTATAAATTAGCCGAATATTTTAGCGAGCCCGTTTTCAATATGCCTTTTCTGGAGCCTTTGGCTTTAGGATTAGCTATCTTTTTAGTTATTCTGGAAGTTGTTTTAGGTGTAATGCTTTTAGTTGGTTACAAAGCAAAAACAACCATTTGGGCACTTTTACTTTTAATTGTTTTCTTTACATTCCTTACTTTCTACTCTGCTTATTTTGATGTGGTAAAAGACTGCGGATGTTTTGGCGATGCTTTACACTTAACGCCTTGGCAGTCATTTACAAAAGATGTTGTTTTATTATTCTTTATTTTGATATTATTCATCAATCAAAAATTAGTAAAACCATTGTTTTCAAATACGATAACAAATGCCATAACTATTGTAAGCGTAACTTTGTGCGCTATTATGGCTTATTGGGTTTTAAACCACAATCCGATAAAAGATTTCCGTCCTTATAAAGTAGGAACGAATATCGAAAAAGGAATGGAAATTCCGGAAGGCGCTCCAAAATCAGTAGTTGAAATGATCTTTATTTACAAAGTAAACGGCGTTGATAAAGAATTTACCGAAAAAGATTTAATGAATATTCCGGAAGGTGCCACTTTTGTTGACCGAAAAGACAAAGTAATTACAGAAGGTTATGTACCGCCAATTCATGATTTTACAATGACAAAAGATGATTCTGACTATAAAGAAGAGTTATTAAAAGAACCAAAATTATTAGTTTTTGTAACTTATGATCTGGCTTTATCAAACCCTGAAGGAATGAAAAAATTAGCAAAAGTTTCTGCAGATGCTAAAGCAAAAGGATATAAAGTAATTGGTATGACAGCATCTGGCGCAGAGGAAATTGCAAAAGCAAAAAAACAATACAATTTAGATACTGATTTTTATTTCTGCGATGCAACTGCTTTAAAAACAATCGAAAGAGCAAATCCAAGTATTGTAGTAATACACAAAGGAACAATAGCTCAAAAAGTGCATTACAACGATATTGATGATTTAAAACTGTCTGATGTAGCTTACGGTCTTTAA
- a CDS encoding 2-dehydro-3-deoxyphosphooctonate aldolase has translation MKKIALFIIVLITATSCISTKSTLKNVDDNAPDLVLNKNNTFVITQYSKDKKYGYDPDYPVNIFFKNTRDEATNEMRFLNALAGPNGEKITYKRLETCCPFPTKRSDMGAGFLNIYELTWEGQKKPVTLYLNIYEKGILMVPMGLSLKKE, from the coding sequence ATGAAAAAAATAGCACTTTTCATTATTGTATTAATAACCGCAACTTCTTGTATAAGCACAAAATCTACTTTAAAAAATGTAGACGACAATGCTCCTGATTTGGTTTTAAATAAAAATAATACATTTGTTATCACTCAATACAGCAAAGACAAAAAATACGGATATGATCCTGATTATCCTGTAAATATATTTTTTAAGAATACGAGAGACGAGGCAACAAACGAAATGCGTTTTCTAAATGCTCTTGCCGGACCAAATGGAGAAAAAATCACATATAAACGTCTGGAAACATGCTGTCCTTTTCCAACAAAAAGAAGCGATATGGGGGCAGGATTTTTAAATATTTATGAATTAACCTGGGAAGGGCAGAAAAAACCTGTAACCTTGTATTTAAACATTTATGAAAAAGGAATTTTAATGGTTCCGATGGGATTGAGTTTGAAAAAAGAGTAA
- a CDS encoding ATP-dependent Clp protease adaptor ClpS → MSTKEKVREKVREKEAVGFNNEIIVYNDDVNTFDHVIDTLMRVCDHTAEQAEQCSIIVHYTGKCTVKTGPIDKLKPQCTQLLEAGLSAEIV, encoded by the coding sequence ATGAGTACTAAAGAAAAAGTAAGAGAAAAAGTCCGTGAGAAAGAAGCAGTTGGTTTCAATAATGAAATCATTGTTTATAATGACGATGTAAACACTTTTGATCATGTTATTGACACTTTAATGCGTGTTTGCGATCATACTGCAGAACAAGCAGAACAATGTTCTATAATTGTACACTACACCGGAAAATGTACTGTAAAAACAGGGCCAATTGACAAATTAAAACCTCAATGTACACAACTTCTGGAAGCCGGACTAAGCGCAGAAATTGTTTAA
- a CDS encoding lysoplasmalogenase — protein sequence MKNTVFFKIYIAFSFIYLLLLFLGYEALDCYLKPALIPLLILGVYFSKKFKTRSILITALLFSWIGDVILLFSDIAEIYFILGLVSFLISHILYCVLFNKQVKEKFKKNAIIFLIGSIIIASYLVGMLSVLLPTLGDLKIPVIVYASVISIMLLFAYNGLLIWKKPANQYVFFGALFFVVSDSILAINKFHMPIQKSAFIIMLTYLVAQYLIVIGIVKLNQKKVE from the coding sequence ATGAAAAATACTGTATTTTTTAAAATTTATATCGCTTTCAGCTTTATTTATTTACTGCTTTTATTCCTCGGATATGAAGCGTTAGATTGTTATTTAAAACCAGCTTTAATTCCGTTATTAATATTAGGTGTTTATTTTTCTAAAAAGTTCAAAACGCGAAGTATTCTAATAACAGCCTTATTATTTTCCTGGATTGGCGATGTAATTTTACTTTTTTCAGATATTGCCGAAATCTATTTCATTTTAGGATTGGTTTCATTTCTAATCTCACATATTCTCTACTGCGTGTTGTTTAACAAACAGGTAAAAGAAAAATTCAAAAAAAACGCTATAATATTCTTAATCGGCAGTATTATAATCGCCAGTTATTTGGTAGGTATGCTTTCTGTATTATTACCAACTTTAGGAGACTTAAAAATTCCGGTAATTGTTTATGCCAGCGTAATTTCAATTATGCTCTTATTTGCTTACAATGGACTTTTAATTTGGAAAAAACCTGCCAATCAATATGTTTTCTTTGGAGCTTTATTTTTTGTTGTTTCTGATAGTATTTTGGCAATAAACAAATTTCATATGCCCATACAAAAAAGTGCATTTATTATCATGCTTACTTATCTTGTGGCACAATATCTGATTGTAATTGGTATAGTAAAACTAAACCAAAAAAAGGTTGAATAG
- a CDS encoding M20/M25/M40 family metallo-hydrolase: MKKTILLTALVLNGLTTSFAQSNDEKNIKLFYKKALTEAKCYSWLEYLSNDIGSRLSGSKGAAEAVEYTKRQLDNLGLDKVYLQEVTVPHWVRGEKETAFILDGKVKTAVPICALGGSVATPKTGITAEVIEVQSLDELKGLGDKVKGKIVFFNRPMNPENIGTFEAYSGAGDQRRSGAKEAAKLGAVGAIVRSLNLRLDDFPHAGAQSYGDLPKEQYIPAAAISTNGAELLSKVLKANPAIKFYFKQSCETLPDAQSYNVIGELTGTVTPENVIVVGGHLDSWDLADGSHDDGAGVVQSMEVVRILKNLNYKPKNTIRVVLFMNEENGGKGGAKYEEVAKQKNENHIFALESDSGGFTPRGFSIEADDANFKKLQGYKDFFEPYFVNSFLKGHAGSDIEHLTAKTTIVKAGLMPDSQRYFDYHHAANDKFDAINKRELELGAATMTSLIYLVDQNGIVLPSAN, encoded by the coding sequence ATGAAAAAAACGATTCTTTTAACTGCTTTAGTTTTAAATGGATTGACAACATCTTTTGCTCAGTCAAACGATGAAAAAAACATTAAATTATTTTACAAAAAAGCTTTAACCGAAGCTAAATGTTATTCTTGGTTAGAATATTTATCAAACGATATTGGAAGCCGCTTATCTGGATCAAAAGGAGCTGCTGAAGCTGTAGAATACACAAAAAGACAATTAGATAATTTAGGTCTTGATAAAGTTTACTTACAAGAAGTTACAGTTCCGCATTGGGTTCGAGGCGAAAAAGAAACCGCTTTTATCTTAGACGGAAAAGTAAAAACTGCTGTGCCAATCTGCGCTTTAGGAGGTTCAGTAGCAACTCCAAAAACAGGAATTACAGCTGAGGTAATTGAAGTACAGAGTCTTGACGAATTAAAAGGACTTGGAGATAAAGTAAAAGGGAAAATTGTATTCTTTAACAGACCAATGAATCCTGAAAATATTGGAACATTTGAAGCATATTCTGGTGCTGGTGACCAGAGAAGAAGCGGTGCAAAAGAGGCTGCTAAACTCGGAGCTGTTGGAGCAATCGTACGTTCATTAAACTTACGTTTAGATGATTTCCCTCATGCGGGAGCGCAAAGTTATGGAGATTTACCAAAAGAGCAATATATTCCGGCTGCTGCAATTAGTACAAACGGAGCAGAATTATTGAGTAAAGTATTAAAAGCAAATCCGGCAATAAAATTTTATTTCAAACAATCTTGCGAAACTTTGCCAGATGCGCAATCCTATAACGTAATTGGAGAATTAACAGGAACTGTAACTCCGGAAAATGTTATTGTTGTGGGTGGTCATTTAGATTCTTGGGATTTAGCAGACGGTTCTCATGATGATGGAGCAGGAGTGGTACAAAGTATGGAAGTTGTTCGTATTTTGAAAAACTTAAACTATAAACCAAAAAATACGATTCGTGTTGTATTATTCATGAATGAAGAGAACGGCGGAAAAGGCGGTGCTAAATATGAAGAAGTAGCAAAACAAAAGAATGAAAACCATATTTTTGCGTTAGAAAGTGATTCAGGCGGATTTACTCCAAGAGGTTTTTCTATCGAAGCTGATGATGCTAACTTCAAGAAACTGCAAGGTTACAAAGACTTTTTTGAGCCTTATTTCGTAAACAGTTTCCTTAAAGGACATGCAGGTTCAGATATTGAGCATTTAACAGCAAAAACAACAATCGTTAAAGCAGGTTTAATGCCAGATTCTCAACGTTATTTTGATTATCACCATGCGGCAAATGATAAATTTGATGCTATCAATAAAAGAGAGTTAGAATTGGGTGCAGCAACAATGACATCATTGATTTATTTAGTTGACCAAAACGGAATTGTTCTTCCATCAGCGAACTAA
- the kdsA gene encoding 3-deoxy-8-phosphooctulonate synthase, translated as MNLQHIPQIKHTDSGNFFLLAGPCAIEGEEMALRIAEKLVGITDNLQIPYVFKGSFKKANRSRIDSFSGIGDEKALKILRKVSETFHVPTVTDIHTNEDADMAAQYVDVLQIPAFLVRQTDLVVAAANTGKTVNLKKGQFMSPESMKHAVQKVLDCNNENVMVTDRGTMFGYQDMIVDFRGIPTMQQYASTVLDVTHSLQQPNQTAGVTGGRPDMIETVAKAGIAVGVDGIFIETHFDPANAKSDGANMLHLDYFEGLMNKLVAIRKTVNAF; from the coding sequence ATGAACTTACAACATATTCCACAAATTAAGCATACTGACAGCGGAAACTTCTTTTTATTGGCGGGACCTTGCGCTATTGAAGGAGAAGAAATGGCTCTTAGAATTGCTGAAAAATTAGTTGGTATTACCGACAATCTTCAGATTCCTTATGTTTTTAAAGGATCTTTTAAAAAAGCGAACCGTTCTAGAATCGACAGTTTTTCTGGAATTGGCGACGAAAAAGCTTTAAAAATTTTAAGAAAAGTTTCTGAAACTTTTCACGTTCCAACTGTAACTGATATTCATACAAACGAAGACGCTGATATGGCGGCTCAATACGTTGATGTTTTACAAATTCCTGCTTTCTTAGTTCGCCAGACTGACTTGGTTGTGGCTGCTGCCAATACAGGAAAAACAGTAAACCTGAAAAAAGGACAATTTATGAGTCCGGAAAGTATGAAACACGCTGTACAAAAAGTATTAGACTGTAATAACGAAAATGTTATGGTTACAGATCGCGGTACTATGTTTGGTTATCAGGATATGATTGTTGATTTTAGAGGAATTCCTACTATGCAGCAATATGCGTCTACGGTTTTAGACGTTACACATTCTCTACAACAGCCAAACCAAACAGCAGGAGTTACAGGGGGAAGACCAGATATGATCGAAACTGTCGCAAAAGCCGGAATTGCAGTTGGTGTAGACGGAATTTTTATCGAAACACATTTTGATCCGGCTAATGCAAAAAGCGATGGTGCTAATATGTTACATTTAGACTATTTTGAAGGTTTAATGAACAAATTAGTTGCTATTAGAAAAACAGTTAACGCATTTTAA
- the tpiA gene encoding triose-phosphate isomerase, whose amino-acid sequence MRKTIVAGNWKMHKNAAQTEELLNELIAKIPAKTTAQVIVAPTFVNLQAAAAKLKNTTIGVSAQNVHQAEGGAFTGEISADMLTSIGVNTVILGHSERRAIFHETDALIANKVDTALKHDMTVIFCFGEELKDRQSGNHFNIVENQLRDGVFHISKESWSKIVLAYEPVWAIGTGETASPEQAQEMHEFIRETIRKAFGAEIADEVSILYGGSVKPENAKEIFSKPDVDGGLIGGAALKADDFLAIVTAI is encoded by the coding sequence ATGAGAAAAACGATTGTTGCAGGAAACTGGAAAATGCATAAAAATGCTGCTCAAACAGAAGAATTATTAAACGAGTTAATTGCTAAAATTCCAGCAAAAACAACTGCACAAGTTATTGTAGCACCAACATTTGTAAATTTACAAGCTGCTGCTGCAAAATTAAAAAATACAACTATTGGAGTTTCTGCACAAAATGTTCACCAGGCTGAAGGCGGTGCTTTTACAGGAGAAATCTCTGCTGATATGTTAACTAGCATTGGTGTAAACACTGTAATTTTAGGTCACTCTGAGCGTAGAGCTATTTTCCACGAAACTGATGCATTGATCGCTAATAAAGTTGATACGGCTTTAAAACACGACATGACAGTAATTTTCTGTTTTGGTGAAGAATTAAAAGATCGTCAATCTGGAAATCATTTCAATATTGTTGAAAACCAATTGCGTGATGGTGTTTTCCACATTTCAAAAGAATCTTGGTCTAAAATTGTTTTAGCTTACGAGCCAGTTTGGGCTATCGGAACTGGAGAAACTGCTTCACCAGAGCAAGCTCAGGAAATGCACGAATTTATCAGAGAAACTATTCGTAAAGCTTTTGGAGCTGAAATTGCTGATGAAGTTTCTATTTTATACGGAGGTTCTGTAAAACCAGAAAATGCAAAAGAAATCTTCTCTAAACCAGATGTAGATGGTGGTTTAATTGGAGGTGCTGCTTTAAAAGCTGATGATTTCTTAGCGATCGTTACAGCAATCTAA
- a CDS encoding alpha/beta hydrolase, which translates to MKQISKFLFTFLISFLFSQLSFGQTQTSNKDQRYIFFLHNKFIEENDLNTAHPEYGKAEYNEILASFRKDNFIVFSEIRKKNTNASNYAKKIVKQIKNLLKKGVSPNKITVIGTSKGGYIAQYVSTYLANPDVNFVFIGCFRDVDIQEIPDINFCGNILTIYEKSDIFGVSAVKRKETSKLKINHFKEIELNTNLKHGFLYKALDEWLLPSKKWAEGNYNLK; encoded by the coding sequence ATGAAACAAATCTCAAAGTTTTTATTTACTTTTTTAATCTCATTTCTATTCAGCCAATTAAGTTTCGGGCAAACTCAAACATCAAACAAAGACCAGCGTTACATTTTCTTTCTACACAATAAATTTATTGAAGAAAATGATTTAAACACCGCACATCCTGAATATGGAAAAGCCGAATACAACGAAATTCTGGCATCATTTAGAAAAGATAATTTTATAGTTTTTAGCGAAATCAGAAAGAAAAACACAAATGCCTCAAATTACGCCAAAAAGATTGTAAAACAAATTAAAAATCTCTTGAAGAAAGGAGTTTCACCAAACAAAATTACCGTTATCGGAACTTCAAAAGGTGGTTATATTGCGCAGTATGTTTCGACTTATTTGGCTAATCCTGATGTGAATTTTGTTTTTATTGGATGTTTTAGAGATGTTGATATTCAAGAAATTCCGGATATTAATTTCTGTGGAAATATTTTAACCATTTACGAAAAATCAGATATTTTTGGCGTTTCGGCAGTTAAACGAAAAGAAACTTCAAAACTCAAAATAAATCATTTCAAAGAAATCGAACTCAACACAAATCTAAAACATGGTTTTCTGTACAAAGCTTTGGATGAATGGCTTTTACCAAGCAAAAAATGGGCAGAAGGAAATTATAATTTAAAATAA